In the genome of Phaeodactylum tricornutum CCAP 1055/1 chromosome 18, whole genome shotgun sequence, one region contains:
- a CDS encoding predicted protein gives MTSVVTHGEKTPSLPRTYSVPQIRHAGRAHVRGKIRRVWRHRYLELWDNGLVRYYELPSARTNEGNFGSSSTTAESPHPEDAQHPHRRVQKYTLAIYHARILDVTTLRDIHVGLPRGSFGFLFRGQRLLHLETDEEDEQEDAIVDALDDPSGTTTMRTLEAQSQSYHQQQHQHHHSLSALALLSTPSIMMPTRRHNKLTASCQGETPKEQRDFLCAVSSLEEAQSWVVALQWASTQQQHQRGLVSEPWWLSPSPTGTPTDTRSVSTTALTTAHSTPANTRKGAEPELPIVVDDFDDDTSSWEIHDTPKVWTLDGSASSPSSPRNSPARTTNAVAISTVPPLSPTTTGTTNASVSTAIPGHRSAHKATHAIAPSSSPSKGKVVVTKVTTFRMVRLLGMLKFEVAYEIHGLLLKSVVVHDSAETATPWQAESWVLLRTADDFQTLLSDLCQELGPSLLDQVQLEPIRKLPRYRQFPSFRTVQSSLSTVDSILRSLVMDASMVNAKAMKKFLGIGTTTGAADQTNTFSSDSFLRRFWQAHASQSTLQNKTRTLRPRTRTDQYVKSWLQSCRSDPSIWDVYAVRWLRRPWWLVSGIGVTAASIVPLARWWQRAIPVLAVRLDVLVVSWLGAAYFGRWVLLIPGTERSAVNTILSNRSATTTPQKTAKSVSATTGDTQSKTAITKIPNALIESQQMQLEGDNFVDSASALDEIDYDGEESEGEEASGLPDTLDVSFNEGLLSSPLPQYPRNDGVSCWSQPPYGIFHVRGNTYLQDRVKVPSGPAPLTCRGVDVWMTDNPERHIARHPAVLGGKLGEHDTFLVNFLLPFGNFVAYFSIPPLDKFPDKLRQVWLNFLKGDQQYRDARLKLLPIVIEGPWIVKTAVGPGKSPALLGKVIPLQYFFRDPEPGGRKGVYEVDVIITASTIAKGILSVVRGHTKAVTIGFAFIIEASKQEELPETVLCSFQVHSLHLEDCPLLPVCNLDKVNDSVLTVR, from the coding sequence ATGACATCCGTCGTTACCCACGGAGAAAAGACTCCCAGTCTACCGAGAACATATTCAGTACCGCAGATTCGGCACGCGGGTAGGGCGCACGTGCGGGGGAAAATCCGTCGCGTTTGGCGACACCGGTATCTGGAATTGTGGGACAACGGGCTCGTGCGGTATTACGAACTTCCGTCGGCCCGGACGAACGAAGGGAACTTCGGCTCTTCCTCGACAACAGCTGAGAGCCCCCATCCGGAGGACGCCCAACACCCACACCGTCGCGTGCAGAAGTATACCTTGGCGATTTATCACGCTCGCATTCTCGACGTTACCACCTTACGAGATATTCACGTGGGATTGCCGAGGGGCAGTTTCGGCTTTTTGTTTCGGGGACAAAGACTTTTGCATTTGGAAACCGACGAGGAGGATGAACAAGAAGATGCCATAGTAGACGCTTTGGACGATCCTTCTGGGACCACCACGATGCGTACGTTGGAGGCACAATCGCAGTCTTACCACCagcagcaacaccaacatcaTCATAGCCTCTCGGCACTTGCCCTCCTCTCCACGCCATCCATCATGATGCCTACCCGTCGACACAACAAACTCACTGCTTCGTGTCAAGGCGAAACACCCAAAGAACAACGGGACTTTCTGTGCGCCGTGAGTagtttggaagaagcacAATCCTGGGTGGTCGCCCTCCAGTGGGCCTCCacgcaacagcaacaccaacggGGACTCGTGTCGGAACCGTGGTGGCTTTCTCCGTCTCCTACGGGAACCCCTACGGACACTCGCTCTGTTTCTACCACCGCCTTGACCACCGCCCACAGCACCCCTGCTAATACCAGAAAGGGTGCCGAGCCCGAGCTTCCGATCGTCGTCGATGACTTTGACGATGACACTTCGTCGTGGGAAATTCACGACACGCCCAAAGTGTGGACGCTGGATGGTTCGGCAAGCAGTCCATCTTCCCCACGGAACAGTCCCGCACGCACGACAAATGCGGTTGCTATATCCACCGTTCCGCCACTTTCCCCCACCACGACTGGCACTACTAACGCTAGTGTCTCCACGGCAATTCCGGGCCACCGTTCTGCCCACAAAGCTACCCATGCCATCGCGCCTTCTTCATCGCCATCCAaaggcaaagtcgtcgttACCAAAGTAACCACCTTTCGTATGGTGCGTCTCTTGGGAATGTTGAAATTCGAAGTGGCCTACGAAATTCACGGACTACTTCTGAAATCCGTTGTGGTTCACGATTCCGCCGAAACTGCCACGCCTTGGCAAGCAGAGTCGTGGGTTTTATTGCGAACGGCCGACGATTTTCAAACACTCCTGAGCGATTTATGCCAAGAACTTGGACCATCCCTCTTGGATCAGGTACAGCTGGAGCCAATTCGAAAGTTGCCGCGCTATCGGCAGTTTCCGTCCTTCCGGACCGTGCAATCTTCACTATCGACGGTGGACAGTATTTTGCGCAGTCTCGTGATGGATGCAAGTATGGTTAACGCAAAGGCCATGAAGAAGTTTTTGGGCATCGGAACAACCACCGGAGCGGCGGACCAGACAAACACGTTTTCGTCCGACTCTTTCTTGCGACGCTTTTGGCAAGCTCACGCTTCCCAGTCTACTTTGCAAAATAAAACTCGCACGTTGCGTCCTCGTACACGCACGGACCAATACGTGAAATCCTGGTTGCAGTCCTGTCGCAGTGATCCGTCGATATGGGATGTCTACGCGGTGCGTTGGCTACGACGGCCTTGGTGGCTCGTGAGTGGTATTGGCGTCACGGCGGCCAGCATTGTACCTCTGGCACGGTGGTGGCAACGCGCTATACCTGTATTGGCGGTGCGGCTGGATGTACTTGTGGTGTCTTGGCTGGGGGCCGCCTACTTTGGCCGTTGGGTCCTTTTGATTCCCGGCACAGAACGGTCTGCCGTGAACACCATACTTTCTAACCGATCGGCAACAACCACTCCCCAAAAAACCGCCAAATCAGTGTCGGCTACAACAGGTGATACACAATCCAAGACAGCAATTACAAAGATACCGAACGCTTTGATCGAATCCCAGCAAATGCAGTTGGAGGGGGACAATTTTGTGGATTCTGCTTCGGCATTGGATGAGATAGACTACGATGGGGAAGAATCGGAAGGGGAAGAAGCGAGTGGACTACCGGATACTTTAGATGTATCGTTCAACGAAGGTTTGCTATCGTCTCCACTGCCGCAATATCCACGAAACGACGGGGTTTCGTGCTGGAGTCAACCTCCGTACGGCATTTTTCATGTCCGGGGGAATACGTACTTGCAAGATCGCGTCAAAGTACCTTCCGGTCCCGCACCGTTGACTTGTCGGGGAGTCGACGTTTGGATGACGGACAATCCGGAACGACACATCGCTCGACACCCAGCGGTATTGGGAGGTAAGCTCGGTGAACACGACACATTTTTGGTCAATTTTCTGCTGCCCTTTGGCAACTTTGTCGCGTATTTTAGTATCCCCCCTTTGGACAAATTTCCCGACAAGCTACGCCAAGTTTGGCTTAATTTTCTCAAAGGCGACCAGCAGTATCGAGATGCGCGTCTTAAGCTGTTGCCTATCGTTATTGAAGGTCCGTGGATTGTCAAGACGGCCGTCGGTCCGGGAAAGTCCCCAGCCCTGTTAGGGAAAGTAATACCGTTGCAGTACTTTTTCCGCGATCCGGAGCCGGGGGGCCGCAAGGGAGTGTACGAAGTGGACGTAATAATTACGGCATCCACCATTGCGAAAGGAATTTTGAGTGTCGTCAGGGGGCACACTAAAGCGGTAACGATTGGATTCGCGTTTATCATAGAAGCTTCGAAGCAAGAGGAATTGCCCGAAACCGTACTGTGTTCCTTTCAGGTACA
- a CDS encoding predicted protein — protein MPWFWGRSRDNDEEESYESYTDEEYEAEDDHEDHPSLTLEDKDAETGSGVLVENLPDTDNHTDKKTGDESHVSEDLSVPQQPRETPEDSELGEDEDSREDTTRRDEEDWVPERIHVVDPSNSGTGNRHRLPSALTVGDEDEEDEDDFLPHPTGKQIASDEEEQTPMATEKQHETASGVSSSAHTDDKNEDQVTSLAEKRSLLVLAAEHDRVDIINAILTNESNTKNSSSNAATATPQTQDRETLLSTGIPPLHIAVSFGSTSAVNCLLRMGADPSIRPNVAAIQQEAANHVSETENHGISKNTAVDIPNMGRFDGISAWELAFGNGLEENSQSMSSGWSVFGSPTSTGAAATDIGNIPERSNTGAASSPLRPKPIRPVDMAPSKREAIRHAFTAEALRCIGSDEVARLQQLVDAGMPADIDIGGKDLYNWSVEMGAPACEELLRPVEAARHGTDANLETADAAASKLVTKSAVLDRPHTDQAESVPQLLNRLDELASLAKALSTCLDNMAEEVSVCHGLLLMGGGASALASHVRSLKATQEGKLAELERMQEVWENGEDELAYWVREAGSEGEAIASQWLLIPESPTKSRLPGVDCNANESLEAQRRQLQAQIGASESQIRKLRVAIADLSEENARNLEEVEARGLTGGISLVRNIRDEIREIEFALFEAKNGEATCRTKTSLIISKVQTSKNPGALSLSNQETSGESTAEKPPRKVKGLEEGQCREMADPIVGFRATSLAKQKTPESEKIATGQSRALAVRGDGDRGFFPLSLWQILLRIIGIRESSNSSRTTRRSKTNSDNNMSQPALIV, from the coding sequence ATGCCTTGGTTTTGGGGTCGCTCCCgggacaacgacgaagaagagtCGTACGAATCCTacacggacgaagaatacgaagCGGAGGACGATCATGAGGACCACCCGTCGTTGACGTTGGAGGATAAGGACGCCGAGACCGGCAGCGGGGTTCTGGTGGAGAATCTGCCCGACACTGACAACCACACCGACAAAAAGACTGGGGACGAATCCCACGTTTCCGAAGACCTCTCCGTTCCGCAGCAACCACGCGAGACTCCGGAAGATTCCGAATTGggcgaagacgaagattcGCGAGAAGACACAACACGCcgtgacgaagaagactGGGTGCCGGAACGCATTCACGTAGTGGATCCATCCAACTCCGGAACCGGAAATAGACACCGATTGCCCAGTGCCTTGACCGTCGgcgatgaagacgaggaggacgaggacgatttTCTACCGCATCCAACGGGGAAGCAAATTGCCAGTGATGAGGAGGAGCAAACACCGATGGCTACAGAAAAGCAACACGAGACAGCCTCGGGAGTATCCTCGTCGGCGCACACCGACGACAAAAACGAGGATCAAGTCACATCGCTTGCCGAAAAACGGTCCCTCCTCGTGTTGGCAGCCGAACACGATCGAGTTGATATTATCAACGCCATTTTGACGAACGAGTCTAACACCAAGAACTCCTCCAGCAACGCGGCAACAGCCACGCCGCAGACACAGGACCGAGAAACTCTCCTATCCACCGGCATTCCTCCCCTACATATTGCCGTTTCTTTTGGTTCTACATCCGCTGTCAACTGTTTGCTGCGAATGGGCGCTGATCCTTCTATTCGACCAAACGTTGCCGCTATACAACAGGAAGCCGCGAACCACGTTAGCGAAACGGAAAACCACGGAATCTCGAAAAATACCGCGGTGGATATACCGAATATGGGACGTTTCGATGGAATTTCCGCGTGGGAATTAGCCTTTGGCAATGGCCTAGAGGAGAATTCCCAATCCATGTCGAGCGGTTGGAGTGTTTTTGGCAGCCCCACTTCCACGGGTGCAGCGGCGACGGATATCGGAAACATACCAGAACGCAGCAATACCGGTGCTGCATCATCGCCTTTGCGTCCCAAGCCAATCCGACCAGTGGATATGGCACCCTCCAAGCGCGAAGCGATTCGACATGCCTTTACGGCCGAAGCTTTGCGTTGTATTGGCTCAGACGAAGTTGCTCGACTGCAGCAGCTGGTAGATGCCGGCATGCCGGCAGACATTGATATCGGCGGCAAGGATCTGTACAATTGGTCCGTCGAAATGGGTGCACCCGCCTGTGAAGAATTACTGCGACCCGTCGAGGCCGCGCGGCACGGTACCGACGCCAATTTAGAGACCGCCGACGCAGCAGCATCCAAACTGGTCACCAAATCCGCCGTTTTGGATCGTCCCCACACGGACCAGGCCGAGTCTGTTCCGCAACTACTCAATCGTCTCGACGAACTCGCTTCCTTGGCGAAGGCCCTGTCCACGTGTTTGGACAATATGGCCGAAGAAGTATCCGTATGTCATGGACTTTTGCTCATGGGCGGAGGAGCGTCAGCTTTGGCCTCACATGTGCGTTCGCTGAAAGCTACGCAGGAAGGGAAACTGGCCGAGCTGGAGCGCATGCAAGAAGTGTGGGAGAATGGTGAAGATGAGTTGGCCTACTGGGTTCGGGAAGCCGGCTCGGAAGGCGAGGCGATTGCTTCGCAATGGCTGCTAATACCGGAATCCCCAACAAAGTCCCGACTCCCAGGTGTTGATTGCAACGCGAACGAGTCCTTGGAAGCGCAGAGACGACAACTACAGGCTCAGATTGGGGCCAGCGAAAGCCAAATCCGCAAACTACGTGTCGCAATTGCGGATTTGTCGGAAGAAAACGCGCGgaatttggaagaagtcgaggCCCGGGGTTTGACGGGCGGTATTTCGCTGGTACGGAACATTCGGGACGAGATTCGCGAGATTGAATTCGCACTGTTTGAAGCCAAGAATGGCGAAGCGACCTGTCGGACCAAGACGAGTCTGATCATTTCTAAAGTGCAAACGAGTAAAAATCCGGGAGCGCTATCGCTTTCGAACCAGGAGACGAGTGGCGAGTCCACCGCCGAAAAACCTCCGCGTAAGGTGAAGGGCCTTGAAGAGGGTCAATGTCGAGAGATGGCGGATCCAATAGTGGGATTTCGCGCAACTAGTCTCGCAAAGCAAAAAACGCCAGAATCCGAAAAGATTGCGACGGGACAATCAAGGGCCTTGGCTGTCCGAGGAGATGGCGATCGCGGGTTCTTTCCTCTAAGTCTCTGGCAGATTTTGTTGCGCATCATAGGGATTCGTGAGTCGAGCAACTCCTCCAGGACAACGCGAAGAAGCAAGACGAATAGTGACAACAATATGTCGCAACCGGCGTTGATTGTTTGA
- a CDS encoding predicted protein, whose product MHRNCGASTFTVLVLIPAVLYLYGSLRSIHQLQRTLRLLTIGRGDIKENTFATNKQRDSHVLKKEQSALGGVALPTNEESTSSTGIHITTPRQWQASDSFDENNNTTAVPVSGNPPTLFWHVGPHKTSTTAIQRFLAANKYLLREKDNIESPWMMPGHFHGAEIVVNVARCLSGRKGPKDMSCQQMLQSFQHFVAGARADSKNIVLSAEGFSFFNELQIQQFVQDYFAGWEIRVIVFFRRFDDWLASLHFQKNRHTPFRERSNIVDFLEAPSIFSTVEFHYSHKVRERYQSVTDHNVTIVNFHTADEGRSLIEQFVCDGLQGMAPHTCRAAQRFVSIKINKSHSLDSGFLLAEALEQNMLPLLDFANRTLSSDEETSLLARIDRKLETSTDLPVRCLSETAQGHVWNRTKEWFPFDLERSKSLSKAENVSRSRTCCLDVSRVCALDDWKAFFRGLPVSREID is encoded by the coding sequence ATGCATCGCAATTGTGGGGCATCCACTTTTACAGTACTGGTGCTCATCCCTGCCGTGCTCTATCTATACGGCAGCTTACGTAGCATTCACCAACTCCAACGAACCCTTCGCCTTCTCACGATCGGTCGTGGTGACATCAAAGAGAACACTTTTGCGACTAACAAGCAAAGAGACTCGCACGTTTTAAAGAAAGAGCAATCTGCTCTTGGTGGGGTCGCTTTGCCAACCAATGAGGAGTCGACGTCATCCACGGGTATACACATTACCACACCTCGGCAATGGCAGGCATCGGATTCTTttgacgaaaacaacaacacgacAGCTGTGCCCGTATCCGGCAACCCACCTACACTTTTCTGGCATGTAGGACCCCACAAAACGTCCACTACCGCCATTCAGAGGTTTCTGGCGGCCAACAAATATTTATTGCGGGAGAAAGATAACATTGAGTCTCCTTGGATGATGCCGGGACATTTCCATGGTGCCGAAATTGTAGTCAATGTAGCAAGGTGTCTGTCTGGACGAAAAGGACCTAAGGATATGAGTTGCCAACAAATGTTGCAGTCCTTTCAACACTTTGTTGCAGGCGCACGGGCAGATTCGAAGAACATCGTACTGTCAGCCGAGggattttctttcttcaacGAACTACAAATTCAGCAGTTTGTTCAAGACTACTTTGCTGGTTGGGAAATTCGAGTGATTGTATTTTTTCGCCGTTTTGACGATTGGCTAGCCAGTTTGCATTTTCAAAAGAATCGCCACACACCATTTCGTGAACGTTCAAACATtgttgactttttggaagccccAAGCATCTTTTCCACTGTCGAATTTCATTATAGCCACAAAGTTCGTGAACGGTACCAATCGGTCACGGATCACAATGTGACGATTGTTAACTTTCACACGGCGGATGAGGGCCGGAGTCTGATAGAACAATTCGTTTGTGACGGGTTGCAAGGAATGGCACCGCACACATGTCGGGCTGCTCAAAGGTTTGTCTCCATCAAGATCAATAAGTCACATTCTTTGGACTCTGGCTTTCTGTTGGCTGAAGCATTGGAGCAGAACATGCTGCCCTTGCTTGATTTCGCCAACCGGACACTCTCGAGTGACGAAGAGACGTCATTACTGGCAAGGATCGATCGCAAGCTTGAAACGAGTACAGATCTCCCGGTTCGCTGTTTGTCAGAGACGGCGCAAGGCCACGTCTGGAATCGGACCAAAGAGTGGTTCCCGTTTGACCTAGAAAGGTCAAAGTCGTTATCAAAAGCCGAAAATGTGTCTCGGTCGAGAACATGCTGCTTGGATGTTTCGCGAGTATGCGCACTTGACGACTGGAAGGCGTTTTTCCGAGGACTGCCTGTGAGTAGGGAAATAGACTGA
- a CDS encoding predicted protein, whose protein sequence is MSMQISGRILTFTVLVLIPTVLQLYGSWRTIHQLQQTLCLDPEEFGCGGAIREIATAIDSQAELDVSTKEHTDLYGFAVPTKEESTSSAGAHITSPRQWPTSESVNVNTNRTISRPISGSPPTLFWHVGPHKTSTTAIQSFLAAHKKVLLEKDNIVFPWMLPGHFRGTKNTANLAFCLSGRKGPWEMNCQRVLQSFQHFVASALANSKNIVLSAEEFAFCHEPQIRQFVQDYFADWEIQVIVFHRRFDEWLTSLHFEMNRDLPFRERSNLVDFLENPGTLASFEFHYSHKVRERYQSVTDHDVTIVNFHTAKEGRSLVEQFTCDGLQGMAPHTCRAAQRFVSRKINGAHSLDSGFLLAEALEQNMVPLLDFANRTLSSDAETSLLARIDRKLETSTDLPVRCLSETTQDHVWNRTKEWFPFDLERSKSLSKAENVSRSRTCCLDVSRVCALDDWKAFFRGLPVSRKSEQIQ, encoded by the coding sequence ATGTCAATGCAAATTAGTGGGCGGATACTCACTTTCACGGTACTGGTGCTCATTCCTACTGTACTACAACTCTACGGCAGCTGGCGCACCATTCACCAACTACAACAAACCCTTTGCCTCGATCCGGAAGAATTTGGTTGTGGTGGTGCAATCCGTGAGATTGCCACCGCAATCGATAGTCAAGCAGAATTGGATGTTTCAACGAAAGAACACACCGATCTCTACGGTTTTGCTGTGCCGACAAAGGAGGAGTCGACGTCGTCCGCAGGCGCCCACATTACCTCGCCTCGGCAGTGGCCGACGTCGGAATCCGTCAACGTGAACACCAACCGCACAATATCTCGGCCTATCTCCGGCAGCCCACCTACTCTTTTCTGGCATGTAGGACCCCACAAAACGTCCACTACCGCCATTCAGAGTTTTCTGGCAGCCCACAAAAAAGTATTGCTGGAGAAAGACAACATCGTATTCCCTTGGATGCTGCCCGGTCATTTCCGAGGCACCAAAAACACAGCCAATCTCGCGTTTTGTTTGTCAGGACGAAAGGGACCATGGGAAATGAATTGTCAGCGAGTGCTACAGTCCTTTCAACACTTTGTCGCAAGTGCACTGGCAAATTCGAAGAATATCGTACTTTCAGCGGAGGAGTTTGCTTTTTGCCACGAACCGCAAATTCGGCAGTTTGTTCAAGACTACTTTGCCGACTGGGAGATTCAAGTAATTGTTTTCCATCGGCGATTTGACGAGTGGCTAACCAGTTTGCATTTTGAAATGAATCGCGACTTACCATTTCGTGAACGTTCAAACCTtgttgactttttggaaaaccCAGGCACCTTAGCAAGCTTCGAATTTCACTACAGCCACAAAGTTCGTGAACGGTACCAATCGGTCACAGATCACGATGTGACGATTGTTAACTTTCACACTGCGAAAGAGGGCCGGAGTCTGGTAGAACAATTTACTTGTGACGGATTGCAAGGAATGGCACCGCACACATGTCGGGCTGCTCAAAGGTTTGTCTCCCGCAAAATTAATGGGGCCCATTCTTTGGACTCCGGCTTTCTGTTGGCTGAAGCGTTGGAGCAGAACATGGTGCCCTTGCTTGATTTCGCCAACCGGACACTCTCGAGTGACGCAGAGACGTCATTGCTGGCAAGGATCGATCGCAAGCTTGAAACGAGTACAGATCTCCCGGTTCGCTGTTTGTCAGAGACGACGCAAGACCACGTCTGGAATCGGACCAAAGAGTGGTTCCCGTTTGACCTAGAAAGGTCAAAGTCGTTATCAAAAGCCGAAAATGTGTCTCGGTCGAGAACATGCTGCTTGGATGTTTCGCGAGTATGCGCACTTGACGACTGGAAGGCGTTTTTCCGAGGACTGCCTGTGAGTAGGAAAagtgagcaaatccagtaG
- a CDS encoding predicted protein: MANHRLVSTHSLPASSTNKLNPFYIEDDGDDETWDGDWRYAENSVDDGTQYEEAGLLDHDYEDDNGHRPSFVRRSRIPRGDTLSASPCRFRAMISFGVVILGFFLLLSSTPLGWNSWKNNPSENAAATLKSTNWTEKGAGILFDPVPSGAPTGVFERNYSNSSGRTNEEAAITKETNGIKIGIRNTSSPPNHIILLGERLSGVDWWKDHLQTCFPKLQLQSRWIRPAPWFQTPSWNKSFSAPSWTAKANSGLVIYAVRDVFDWLRALYAQPVAMPSHSNISWHDFVTKSWTLDSATAVLNDLHRDDCQLSFSKREVIPCQAVAGNDRLRNAVYELPPRQPGIDASAVIGDVPKPFANVFELRASKIQQVTNDFFQWFPGEYWYRPEREAPQVILAPYGSSLQSLLTQLQPILQLEAACDSPAMLSSRPPALPDSIPNIPDQHLETIREKVNWKMEALVGYNDAQ; encoded by the coding sequence ATGGCAAATCATCGACTAGTATCGACTCATTCATTACCAGCCTCCAGTACGAATAAGCTGAATCCTTTTTACATTGAGGATGACGGTGATGATGAAACGTGGGACGGCGATTGGCGGTATGCTGAGAACAgcgtcgacgacggtacTCAGTACGAAGAGGCTGGTCTACTAGACCACGATTATGAAGACGACAATGGCCACCGTCCATCGTTCGTTCGTAGGTCCCGCATTCCGCGCGGTGACACCCTGTCCGCATCGCCATGTCGCTTTCGAGCCATGATATCGTTTGGTGTTGTGATTTTGGGCTTTTTCCTCCTGCTTTCCTCCACGCCGTTGGGTTGGAACAGCTGGAAGAATAACCCCAGCGAAAATGCCGCGGCTACTTTAAAGAGCACGAACTGGACGGAAAAGGGAGCAGGAATTTTATTCGACCCGGTACCCTCTGGTGCTCCCACGGGCGTATTCGAACGAAATTATTCGAATAGTAGCGGGCGCACTAATGAAGAAGCTGCAATTACGAAAGAAACGAATGGAATAAAAATCGGAATTAGAAATACTTCTTCGCCACCGAATCATATTATTCTGCTTGGGGAGCGACTATCGGGCGTTGACTGGTGGAAAGACCATTTACAAACgtgctttccaaaactccAGCTCCAAAGCCGATGGATCAGACCGGCTCCATGGTTCCAAACACCCTCTTGGAATAAATCTTTTTCCGCACCTTCCTGGACGGCAAAAGCAAATAGTGGGCTCGTCATTTATGCGGTGCGGGATGTCTTCGATTGGCTGAGAGCTTTGTACGCGCAACCTGTGGCCATGCCGTCACATTCCAATATTAGTTGGCATGACTTTGTTACCAAATCATGGACGCTGGACAGCGCTACTGCTGTCCTTAACGATCTACATCGTGATGACTGTCAGCTATCTTTTTCGAAAAGGGAAGTGATTCCATGCCAAGCCGTGGCCGGGAACGATCGTTTAAGAAACGCCGTTTACGAACTGCCGCCACGCCAACCCGGTATTGATGCGTCTGCAGTTATAGGCGATGTACCTAAACCATTTGCCAATGTTTTCGAACTCCGCGCCTCCAAAATACAACAAGTGACGAACGATTTCTTTCAGTGGTTCCCTGGGGAATACTGGTATCGGCCCGAACGAGAGGCTCCACAGGTTATTCTGGCTCCCTACGGAAGCTCATTGCAATCCCTGTTGACCCAGCTACAGCCTATTCTTCAATTAGAGGCGGCATGTGACTCGCCGGCGATGCTATCCTCTCGGCCACCGGCTTTACCAGACTCTATTCCGAACATTCCCGATCAACATTTAGAAACAATCCGGGAGAAGGTAAATTGGAAAATGGAAGCGCTAGTCGGATACAACGATGCACAATAG